Part of the bacterium genome, TTGCGGTTTTCAATATCAACGGAACCATTCGCGCCGTCGACGGCCTATGCCAACACATGAAAGCGCCTCTTGTGACGTCCGGAAAACTGGATGGCGCCAAACTAACCTGCAAAATGCACGGATGGGAATACGATATCACAACCGGAGAATGTATCGGCAAGCCGTTTGTTAAATTGCGTCAATACGATGTTGAAATCGAAAACGGAGACGTATTTGTAAGAGTGGAATTCGATACAGCGTAAGTGAGATCCCTTAACCGCAAAGAACGTGAAGGGAACAAAGATAATCAGAAAAATATTCTTTGCGCGCTATGCGATTAGTATTCGAATCAAACTGCTTCTTGCAAATGACCCCCGTTTTTCTTATTTATCTCAAGAATTATCTTTCAATCACATTCATTTTCGGAGCAATTCTATGGCCGACATGCATTCCTTTGATATCGTTTCCAAGATCAACATGCAGGAAATGACCAACGCCATTCAGCAGGCAACCAAGGAAATCGAGACCCGTTATGATTTTAAAGGAAGTAAAAGTTCAATAGAACTAGGCAAAGAGGAAATTACCGTTTTGTCCGACGATGATTTCAAATTAAAATCCGTTATCGATATTTTGCAGAACAAAATGATCAAGCGCGGCATTCCGATCAAAGCATTAAAATA contains:
- a CDS encoding Rieske (2Fe-2S) protein, which translates into the protein MKKFRVCKLDELTEGSAKAIKVFARQIAVFNINGTIRAVDGLCQHMKAPLVTSGKLDGAKLTCKMHGWEYDITTGECIGKPFVKLRQYDVEIENGDVFVRVEFDTA
- a CDS encoding YajQ family cyclic di-GMP-binding protein, with protein sequence MADMHSFDIVSKINMQEMTNAIQQATKEIETRYDFKGSKSSIELGKEEITVLSDDDFKLKSVIDILQNKMIKRGIPIKALKYGKEEEATGGTVRMKIKLQQGIEQENAKKITATIKDTKMKVQASIQGDQVRVTAKSIDDLQAIMKLLKEKEFDFAMQFDNYR